The DNA region TTGACATCTCTATCAAGAAACGTTCCACAGCGACTACAATCATACTGTCTATCTGATAGGGTTAAGTTGTCTTTCTTGTGTCCGCAACTGCTACAAATCTTTGAACTTGCGAAAAAGCGATCCGCCTGCACAATCGGGATACCCAATGCTTGGGCTT from Candidatus Poribacteria bacterium includes:
- a CDS encoding transposase, with the translated sequence AQALGIPIVQADRFFASSKICSSCGHKKDNLTLSDRQYDCSRCGTFLDRDVNAALNLRTLAAGHAES